The proteins below come from a single Fodinicola acaciae genomic window:
- the galT gene encoding galactose-1-phosphate uridylyltransferase has product MADGREIIYFDETDDAVRELSDKRDLPPAHTNSQIRYDPLLDEWVAIASHRQSRTFLPPTSQCPLCPSTPDRLTEIPSSSYDVVVFENRFPSFTSSAADEPVPGDDGTLVTRRPGAGRCEVVCFTSDHNSSFAELTPARARTVVDVWADRTAALSALPFVEQVFCFENRGEEIGVTLAHPHGQIYAYPFVTPRTRRMLDSARRHRERTGENLFARVLADERAGERVVASNDNWTAFVPAFARWPFEVHLYPHRQVAGIPELSGAERDDFAAIYLDVLQRFDALFDAKMPYIAAWHQAPARVDRDLAYLHLQLFSIRREAGKLKYLAGSESGMGVFINDIPPERSAALLREATTR; this is encoded by the coding sequence CTGGCCGACGGCCGGGAGATCATCTATTTCGACGAGACCGACGACGCCGTACGCGAGCTGTCCGACAAGCGGGATCTGCCGCCGGCACACACAAACTCGCAGATCCGCTATGACCCGCTGCTGGACGAATGGGTCGCGATCGCGTCGCACCGGCAGAGTCGTACGTTCCTGCCGCCGACCTCGCAGTGTCCACTGTGTCCGTCCACACCGGACAGACTGACCGAAATCCCGTCCTCGTCGTACGACGTGGTCGTCTTCGAGAACCGCTTTCCGTCGTTTACCAGCAGCGCCGCCGACGAGCCGGTGCCCGGCGACGACGGCACGTTGGTGACGCGCCGGCCCGGCGCCGGCCGCTGCGAGGTCGTCTGCTTCACCTCCGACCACAACTCCTCTTTTGCCGAGCTGACACCGGCACGCGCTCGTACGGTGGTGGACGTGTGGGCCGACCGGACCGCGGCGCTGAGCGCTCTGCCGTTCGTCGAACAGGTTTTCTGCTTCGAGAACCGCGGCGAGGAGATCGGCGTGACGCTCGCGCATCCGCACGGCCAGATCTATGCCTATCCGTTTGTCACCCCGCGTACGCGCCGGATGCTCGACTCGGCGCGGCGGCATCGCGAGCGTACCGGCGAAAATCTCTTCGCGCGCGTGTTGGCCGACGAGCGCGCCGGCGAGCGGGTGGTGGCCAGCAACGACAACTGGACCGCCTTCGTGCCGGCCTTCGCCCGCTGGCCGTTCGAGGTGCATCTCTATCCGCACCGCCAGGTCGCCGGCATTCCGGAGCTTTCCGGCGCCGAGCGCGACGATTTCGCGGCCATCTACCTGGACGTGCTGCAGCGCTTCGACGCGCTTTTCGACGCGAAAATGCCGTACATCGCGGCCTGGCACCAGGCACCGGCGCGGGTCGACCGCGATCTGGCGTATCTGCACCTGCAACTGTTCTCCATCCGGCGCGAGGCCGGGAAACTGAAATACCTGGCCGGTTCGGAGTCGGGGATGGGCGTGTTCATCAACGACATCCCGCCCGAGCGGTCCGCGGCGCTGCTCAGAGAGGCGACAACCCGATGA
- a CDS encoding sulfite exporter TauE/SafE family protein: protein MTYLGLVSVVLAFAAVVGGATGFGAALSAIPFLLLLGMPIADIVTVNLAVSIVTRLVIAVRFRDEVVRWRVFLLCLASLPGGWIGAEVIGFLPLSATKILAGVTIVTLALLLAFGGSGEWSPPPRTSVTTVGLVAGFLGTTTSLNGALPAILLTHERTPARTMIADLAVFLLVSNVASLVILAARGEIATGVFWPELPLWCVAALAGNALGNWIGPRLPAVVFRRIVLGVIITGGLVTIATAF from the coding sequence ATGACCTATCTCGGCCTGGTGTCGGTCGTCCTCGCCTTCGCCGCGGTCGTCGGCGGTGCCACCGGCTTTGGCGCGGCGCTGTCGGCGATCCCGTTTCTTTTGTTGCTCGGCATGCCGATCGCCGACATCGTCACCGTCAACCTGGCGGTCAGCATCGTCACGCGGCTGGTGATCGCGGTCAGGTTTCGCGACGAGGTCGTGCGATGGCGCGTTTTCCTGCTGTGCCTGGCAAGCCTGCCAGGTGGCTGGATCGGCGCCGAGGTCATCGGCTTTCTTCCGTTGTCGGCGACGAAAATCCTGGCCGGCGTGACGATCGTGACATTGGCTCTGTTGCTGGCTTTCGGCGGCAGCGGTGAATGGTCGCCGCCACCGCGTACGAGCGTGACGACGGTCGGACTCGTCGCCGGATTCCTCGGCACGACCACGTCGCTCAACGGCGCACTGCCGGCGATCTTGCTGACGCACGAGCGTACGCCGGCGCGTACGATGATCGCCGACCTGGCGGTTTTTCTGTTGGTTTCCAACGTGGCTTCGCTGGTGATCCTGGCCGCGCGCGGCGAGATCGCGACCGGCGTCTTCTGGCCGGAGCTGCCGCTCTGGTGCGTCGCGGCGCTGGCCGGCAACGCGCTCGGCAACTGGATCGGACCGCGGCTGCCGGCGGTCGTGTTCCGCCGGATCGTACTCGGCGTCATCATCACCGGCGGCCTCGTCACCATCGCCACCGCCTTCTGA
- the galE gene encoding UDP-glucose 4-epimerase GalE produces MRILVTGGAGYIGSIVSAMLVDAGHHVVAIDDLSTSDASGVAKGVEFVQCDISDVARVLTPDAGFDAVMHFAGLIAAGESVQKPGLYWHVNTGGSLSLLVAMRAAGVRRIVFSSSAAVYGNPVEVPIRETAAVAPTSPYGENKLAVDFMLSGEVARLGIAATSLRYFNVVGSYRRGDLVMGERHTPETHLIPLALEAAAGKRGEFSIFGTDYPTPDGTTIRDYIHVADLARAHLLALEKLTPGEHAIYNLGNGNGFSIREVLTVVEKVTGKPLPVVEAGRRAGDPAELVASSEAARRDLGWVPEKASLESMVTDAWEFLTA; encoded by the coding sequence ATGAGGATCCTGGTCACCGGCGGAGCCGGCTATATCGGCTCGATCGTGTCGGCGATGCTGGTCGACGCCGGTCACCACGTGGTGGCGATCGACGATCTGTCCACATCGGACGCCTCCGGTGTGGCCAAGGGTGTCGAGTTCGTCCAGTGCGACATCTCCGACGTCGCGCGCGTCCTGACGCCGGATGCCGGCTTCGACGCGGTCATGCATTTCGCCGGGCTGATCGCCGCCGGCGAAAGTGTGCAGAAACCCGGTCTCTACTGGCATGTGAACACCGGTGGATCGCTGTCGCTGCTGGTCGCGATGCGGGCGGCCGGCGTACGAAGGATCGTGTTTTCCTCCTCCGCGGCGGTTTACGGCAACCCGGTCGAGGTGCCGATCCGGGAAACCGCTGCGGTCGCACCGACCAGCCCGTACGGCGAGAACAAGCTCGCCGTGGACTTCATGCTCTCCGGCGAGGTCGCGCGGCTCGGCATCGCGGCGACGAGCCTGCGGTATTTCAACGTGGTCGGTTCCTACCGGCGCGGCGACCTGGTGATGGGTGAGCGGCACACGCCGGAAACGCACCTCATTCCGCTGGCGTTGGAAGCGGCAGCCGGAAAACGCGGGGAGTTCTCGATTTTCGGCACCGACTATCCGACTCCGGACGGCACGACGATCCGCGACTACATCCACGTCGCTGACCTGGCTCGCGCACACCTGCTGGCACTGGAAAAACTCACGCCAGGCGAGCATGCGATCTACAATCTCGGCAACGGCAACGGTTTCAGCATCCGCGAGGTGCTGACCGTCGTCGAGAAGGTGACCGGAAAGCCGCTGCCGGTGGTGGAGGCCGGCCGGCGCGCCGGCGATCCGGCCGAGCTGGTCGCCTCCTCCGAGGCGGCGCGGCGGGATCTCGGCTGGGTTCCGGAGAAAGCGTCGCTGGAGAGCATGGTCACCGACGCCTGGGAGTTTCTGACCGCATGA
- a CDS encoding DeoR/GlpR family DNA-binding transcription regulator: MLARQRQQLILEEVRRNGGATVSALVEMLQVSDMTVRRDLSALADRGLLEKVHGGATAITERSTDEPGFAVKSSRQRQEKEAIAARAARFVTPGSAVGISAGTTTWSLARHLCAVPGLTIVTNSIPVADALHTMGRADQTVVLTGGMRTPSDALVGPFANAALQSVHLDLVFLGVHGMDSVAGFTTPNITEADTHRALIAAGRRLVVLADHSKWELVGISSMAPLSHADVLISDDGLPAEAQETLSAEVGELIIVPASGAAEDLQP, from the coding sequence GTGCTAGCCCGCCAGCGCCAACAGCTGATCCTCGAGGAGGTCCGCCGCAACGGCGGGGCCACCGTCAGCGCGCTGGTCGAGATGCTGCAGGTCTCGGACATGACCGTACGCCGCGACCTGTCCGCTCTGGCCGACCGCGGCCTGCTGGAGAAGGTGCACGGCGGCGCGACCGCGATCACCGAGCGGAGCACCGACGAGCCCGGCTTCGCGGTGAAGTCTTCGCGGCAGCGACAGGAAAAAGAGGCCATCGCGGCGCGGGCCGCGCGGTTCGTCACGCCGGGCAGCGCGGTCGGCATCAGCGCCGGCACCACCACCTGGTCGCTGGCCCGCCACCTGTGCGCGGTCCCCGGCCTGACCATCGTGACCAACTCGATCCCGGTCGCCGACGCGTTGCACACGATGGGACGCGCCGACCAGACGGTCGTGCTCACCGGCGGCATGCGTACGCCGTCGGACGCGCTGGTCGGCCCGTTTGCCAACGCGGCGCTGCAGTCGGTGCACCTGGACCTGGTTTTCCTTGGCGTGCATGGAATGGACAGCGTGGCCGGCTTCACCACGCCGAACATCACCGAGGCCGACACGCACCGCGCGCTGATCGCGGCCGGCCGGCGGCTGGTGGTGCTCGCCGACCACAGCAAGTGGGAACTGGTGGGGATCAGCTCGATGGCGCCGCTGTCGCACGCCGACGTGCTGATTTCCGACGACGGACTTCCCGCGGAGGCGCAGGAGACGCTGTCCGCGGAGGTGGGAGAGCTGATCATCGTGCCGGCATCGGGAGCGGCGGAGGACCTGCAACCGTGA
- a CDS encoding DoxX family protein, whose protein sequence is MASIANDELTERSGVVRSTGLLVLRVMVGLTLLVHGIPKLGRPGAFIETVAGLGVPLPTVAGILQMAGEVGLGVALLVGVLSRVAGVLVAVMMALTWAIVHAPEGLLSKSGISGESAVLLGLGGVVIALLGAGAYSGDALLAKLRKKA, encoded by the coding sequence ATGGCAAGCATTGCTAATGACGAGCTCACCGAACGGTCGGGGGTGGTCCGCTCGACCGGTCTGCTGGTGTTGCGCGTCATGGTTGGCTTGACATTGCTCGTCCATGGCATCCCGAAGCTCGGCCGGCCCGGCGCGTTCATCGAGACGGTCGCCGGTCTCGGCGTACCGCTGCCGACGGTGGCCGGCATCCTGCAGATGGCCGGCGAAGTCGGGCTCGGCGTGGCGCTGCTGGTCGGCGTGCTGAGCCGCGTGGCCGGCGTACTGGTCGCCGTGATGATGGCGTTGACCTGGGCCATCGTGCACGCGCCGGAGGGTTTGCTCAGCAAGAGCGGCATTTCCGGTGAGAGCGCGGTGCTGCTGGGGCTCGGTGGCGTGGTGATCGCGCTGCTCGGTGCCGGGGCGTACAGCGGTGACGCGTTGTTGGCGAAGCTCCGCAAGAAGGCCTGA
- a CDS encoding DUF3052 family protein translates to MAGYSATPLAKKLGVKPGHTLVLEDAPPGWSVPDLPDGVDVRTDGAADVIVAFVSELAGLDLEPLGERIFPDGMVWIAWPRKAAGHVSDINENAIRDAALALGLVDVKVAALDHDWSGLKLVWRKENRLLRRVVD, encoded by the coding sequence ATGGCCGGTTACTCGGCGACGCCGCTGGCGAAGAAGCTTGGCGTCAAGCCGGGCCACACGCTGGTCCTCGAAGACGCGCCTCCGGGATGGAGCGTCCCCGACCTGCCCGACGGCGTGGACGTACGCACCGACGGCGCCGCCGATGTGATCGTCGCGTTTGTCTCCGAGTTGGCCGGCCTCGACCTCGAGCCGCTCGGCGAGCGGATCTTCCCGGACGGCATGGTGTGGATCGCGTGGCCGCGCAAGGCGGCGGGACATGTCAGCGACATCAACGAAAACGCCATCCGCGACGCGGCGCTGGCGCTGGGGCTGGTCGATGTCAAGGTGGCCGCGCTGGACCACGACTGGTCGGGGCTGAAGCTCGTGTGGCGCAAGGAGAACCGTCTTCTACGTCGTGTAGTAGATTGA
- a CDS encoding antibiotic biosynthesis monooxygenase — MPRSGTGDEEAATVAVTAVVRPGKERQFAEWADQIDRSAAEFPGHLGGVRLHDASGLNHLVYQFDTKAHLREWEESPQRKELAEKGEAFSDKRRTVVGGLDRWFEVPGSDASQRWKTFLLTWVAAFPILLVVNTTLTWLFPALPKPVSLALTSGTLTALLTFVVLPFLNRRARPWLLRGAKAEPSEESGGAG, encoded by the coding sequence ATGCCACGTTCAGGGACCGGGGACGAGGAGGCCGCCACCGTCGCGGTGACGGCGGTCGTACGACCGGGCAAGGAGCGCCAGTTCGCCGAGTGGGCCGACCAGATCGACCGCTCGGCCGCGGAGTTTCCCGGCCATCTCGGCGGTGTACGGCTGCACGACGCGAGCGGCCTCAACCACCTCGTCTACCAGTTCGACACCAAGGCGCACCTGCGCGAGTGGGAGGAGTCGCCGCAGCGCAAGGAGCTGGCCGAGAAAGGCGAGGCGTTCTCCGACAAACGGCGTACGGTCGTCGGCGGGCTGGACCGCTGGTTCGAGGTCCCCGGCTCGGATGCCAGCCAGCGCTGGAAAACCTTCCTGCTCACCTGGGTCGCGGCCTTTCCGATCCTGCTGGTCGTCAACACCACGCTGACCTGGCTGTTTCCGGCCCTGCCCAAGCCGGTGTCGCTGGCGTTGACCTCCGGCACGCTGACCGCGCTGCTCACCTTCGTCGTGCTGCCGTTCCTCAACCGCCGCGCGCGGCCATGGTTGTTGCGTGGCGCCAAAGCGGAGCCGTCAGAGGAGTCTGGTGGCGCCGGCTGA
- a CDS encoding exodeoxyribonuclease III, with the protein MLVATVNVNGIRAAVRKGFDRWLLERKVDVVCLQEVRAQDAEIPPEIRDGWHIAHAEAAARGRNGVAVFSRIEPTAVRTGIGSKEFDPQGRYIEVDLPGLTVASLYMPKGEAETDRQVTKERFMKPFLPYLRALARRAEAADRDVIVAGDWNMAHREVDLKNWRGNQKNSGFLPQERAWLDKLYGPRSAYVDVVRSLHPDASGPYSWWSYRGRAFDNDVGWRIDHLAVTRRLAARARSAEVDRAATWDTRFSDHSPVVVDFDVP; encoded by the coding sequence GTGCTAGTCGCGACTGTGAACGTCAACGGCATCCGCGCCGCCGTACGCAAAGGCTTCGACCGTTGGCTGCTTGAGCGCAAGGTCGACGTGGTGTGCCTGCAGGAGGTGCGCGCGCAGGACGCCGAGATCCCGCCGGAGATCCGCGACGGCTGGCACATCGCGCACGCCGAGGCCGCCGCGCGCGGACGCAACGGCGTGGCGGTGTTCAGCCGGATCGAGCCGACGGCCGTACGCACCGGCATCGGCTCGAAGGAGTTCGACCCGCAGGGCCGCTACATCGAGGTCGACCTGCCGGGGCTGACCGTGGCCAGCCTCTACATGCCCAAAGGCGAGGCGGAGACCGACCGGCAGGTCACCAAGGAGCGGTTCATGAAGCCGTTCCTGCCGTATCTGCGCGCGCTGGCGCGGCGGGCTGAGGCAGCGGACCGCGACGTGATCGTGGCCGGCGACTGGAACATGGCGCACCGCGAGGTCGACCTGAAAAACTGGCGGGGAAACCAGAAAAACTCCGGTTTCCTGCCGCAGGAGCGGGCCTGGCTGGACAAACTCTACGGGCCGCGGTCGGCGTACGTTGACGTCGTACGCAGCCTGCACCCGGACGCGTCCGGACCGTACAGTTGGTGGTCGTATCGGGGCCGTGCCTTCGACAACGATGTCGGCTGGCGGATCGACCACCTCGCGGTGACCCGCCGGCTGGCGGCTCGCGCACGCTCGGCCGAGGTGGACCGCGCGGCGACCTGGGACACGCGCTTCAGCGACCACTCACCAGTAGTCGTCGACTTCGACGTGCCGTAG
- the galK gene encoding galactokinase — MNLFVETYGRQPDGVWASPGRVNLIGEHTDYNEGFVLPFALHQRTVVAAGRRAAPGWTVRSRLTGETVHIGRSDLSPGAVKGWAAYVAGVLWALVDAGFAIPDCDFAVESDVPLGAGLSSSHSFECAVLTAVEGLGDFSIPGIEAAKLVQRTENVYVGAATGLMDQTASLLCTAGHALFFDCRSLEVEQVPLDLASDGLALLVLNTNTPHTHADGEYAERRRSCERGAEILGVRALRDIGVADLPEALAKINDDVVRRRVRHVVTENARVQDAVALFRAGRVREAGPLLTASHASMRDDFEITVAQVDTAVEAALRAGAYGSRMTGGGFGGCIIALTDTEKAGSTARAVEDAFAAKGFAAPEWFTAVPSAGATRLL; from the coding sequence ATGAACCTCTTCGTTGAGACGTACGGCCGGCAACCGGACGGTGTGTGGGCCTCGCCGGGACGGGTGAACCTGATCGGTGAGCACACCGACTACAACGAGGGTTTCGTGCTGCCGTTCGCGTTGCACCAGCGTACGGTCGTCGCCGCCGGCCGCCGCGCGGCGCCAGGCTGGACCGTCCGGTCGCGGCTGACCGGCGAGACCGTCCACATCGGACGGTCGGACCTCTCGCCCGGCGCGGTGAAAGGCTGGGCCGCGTATGTGGCCGGTGTCCTGTGGGCCCTGGTCGACGCCGGTTTCGCCATACCCGACTGCGATTTCGCGGTGGAGTCGGACGTGCCGCTCGGCGCCGGACTCTCGTCGTCGCACTCGTTCGAGTGCGCGGTCCTGACCGCCGTCGAAGGTCTCGGCGACTTCTCCATTCCTGGCATCGAGGCCGCCAAGCTGGTGCAGCGTACGGAAAACGTCTACGTCGGCGCCGCCACCGGCCTGATGGACCAGACCGCGTCACTGCTGTGCACGGCCGGACACGCGCTGTTTTTCGACTGCCGCAGCCTGGAGGTCGAGCAGGTGCCGCTCGACCTGGCCAGCGACGGGCTGGCGTTGCTGGTGCTCAACACCAACACGCCACACACGCACGCCGACGGTGAGTACGCCGAGCGGCGGCGGTCGTGTGAACGCGGCGCGGAAATCCTTGGCGTACGCGCGCTTCGCGACATCGGTGTCGCCGATCTTCCCGAAGCGCTGGCGAAAATCAACGACGACGTGGTCCGTCGCCGGGTTCGCCATGTGGTCACCGAAAACGCGCGCGTCCAGGACGCGGTCGCGTTGTTCCGCGCCGGTCGCGTACGCGAGGCCGGACCGCTGCTGACCGCCTCGCACGCGTCGATGCGCGACGATTTCGAGATCACCGTCGCGCAGGTCGACACCGCCGTCGAGGCGGCGTTGCGGGCCGGCGCGTACGGCTCCCGGATGACCGGCGGCGGCTTCGGCGGCTGCATCATCGCGTTGACCGACACCGAAAAAGCCGGGTCAACCGCCAGGGCTGTCGAAGATGCCTTTGCCGCCAAGGGTTTCGCGGCACCGGAGTGGTTCACCGCTGTCCCGTCAGCCGGCGCCACCAGACTCCTCTGA
- a CDS encoding CGNR zinc finger domain-containing protein gives MSSVDRVVTSGSSPLHAARRAADFVGAFRGQPTADELVALLETHGEVGPISLSDKDIDELRDASVRLARIFRSATVDEAAGVLNDLFAGHAGPPRLTAHGNTGWHIHIDADDDDGPWGRWLITSSAWGLAVLLADHQALPGGVCAAPDCERPYVNAGNGSPRRFCSSRCATRVRVAAHRRRS, from the coding sequence ATGTCATCCGTCGACCGAGTTGTCACCTCCGGCTCGTCCCCGCTGCACGCGGCCCGCCGCGCCGCCGACTTCGTGGGCGCGTTTCGCGGTCAGCCGACGGCCGACGAACTCGTTGCGCTGCTTGAAACACACGGCGAGGTCGGTCCGATTTCCTTGAGTGACAAGGACATCGACGAGCTGCGCGACGCGTCCGTGAGGCTGGCGCGGATTTTCCGGTCGGCTACCGTCGACGAGGCGGCCGGCGTGCTGAACGACCTGTTCGCCGGCCACGCCGGTCCGCCGCGGCTGACCGCGCACGGCAACACCGGCTGGCACATCCACATCGACGCCGATGACGACGACGGACCGTGGGGTCGCTGGCTGATCACCTCGTCGGCCTGGGGGCTGGCCGTGCTGCTCGCCGATCACCAGGCACTGCCTGGCGGCGTCTGCGCCGCGCCCGACTGCGAGCGGCCATACGTGAACGCCGGCAACGGCAGTCCGCGCCGGTTTTGCTCCTCACGCTGCGCCACGCGCGTACGCGTCGCAGCTCACCGCCGCCGCTCATGA
- a CDS encoding chaplin: MNIWVRRSIQAMILTGGFVVLGATAAQAHELAATDTPSVQSVVRSVSQIAPVNLPAAHKPAAVTRSHGGGGATATGVTSGAHSILGGNQIQAPVNAPVNITHNAVAAGGFAAAPGGRAAKTQMAAGGGGGATATGVTDGTGSIGGGNQVQAPVNAPVTVCGNAIAVIGKAIAGCDTGSGGAGSATAKGTTSGAHSIVGGNQVQAPVNAPVTVCGNAIAAVGGALAGCEVHGGSGSGGAIADAKSDGTGSIGGGNQVQAPLPVPLPVNAPSTTCGNAVGALGKAAAGCKVSGSGNGSAVAKAQTSGKDSVVGGNQVQAPVNAPVTVCGNAIGNALAGCKTGGGSGAGAVANGKTDGTHSVVGGNQVQVPVNAPVTVCGNAGAALGKALAGCKVGGGNGGATATGDTSGTGSVGGGNQAQAPVNAPVTVCGNAVAAIGKAIAGCLTGKGSGSGSGPALMATSSTTSSVPGVAAGVVALLALVGSGLTTSVVRRFKRA, from the coding sequence GTGAACATCTGGGTTCGTCGTTCCATCCAGGCCATGATCCTGACCGGCGGCTTTGTCGTACTCGGCGCCACCGCGGCGCAGGCGCACGAGCTGGCCGCGACCGACACGCCGTCGGTGCAGTCGGTCGTGCGGTCCGTCTCGCAGATCGCGCCGGTCAACCTGCCGGCCGCGCACAAGCCGGCGGCGGTCACCCGCAGCCACGGCGGGGGTGGCGCCACCGCGACCGGCGTGACCAGCGGCGCGCACTCGATCCTGGGCGGCAACCAGATCCAGGCGCCGGTCAACGCGCCGGTGAACATCACACACAACGCGGTCGCGGCCGGCGGATTCGCCGCTGCGCCAGGCGGCAGGGCCGCGAAGACGCAGATGGCCGCTGGTGGCGGCGGTGGCGCGACCGCGACCGGCGTGACCGACGGCACCGGTTCGATCGGTGGCGGCAACCAGGTCCAGGCTCCGGTGAACGCTCCGGTGACGGTCTGCGGCAACGCGATCGCCGTCATCGGCAAGGCCATCGCCGGCTGTGACACCGGCAGCGGTGGCGCCGGCAGTGCGACGGCAAAGGGTACGACCAGCGGCGCGCACTCCATCGTCGGTGGCAACCAGGTGCAGGCCCCGGTCAACGCGCCGGTCACCGTATGTGGCAACGCGATCGCCGCGGTCGGCGGCGCGCTGGCCGGTTGTGAGGTGCACGGCGGCAGCGGCTCCGGCGGCGCGATCGCCGACGCCAAGAGCGACGGCACCGGTTCGATCGGTGGCGGCAACCAGGTGCAGGCTCCGCTGCCCGTACCGCTGCCGGTCAACGCCCCGTCCACCACCTGCGGCAACGCCGTCGGCGCACTCGGCAAGGCGGCGGCTGGCTGCAAGGTGAGCGGCTCCGGCAACGGCAGCGCGGTCGCCAAGGCCCAGACCAGCGGCAAGGACTCCGTGGTCGGTGGTAACCAGGTGCAGGCCCCGGTCAACGCGCCGGTCACCGTATGTGGCAACGCGATCGGCAACGCGCTCGCCGGATGCAAGACCGGCGGCGGCTCCGGCGCCGGCGCGGTCGCCAACGGCAAGACGGACGGAACGCACTCCGTGGTCGGTGGCAACCAGGTCCAGGTGCCGGTCAACGCTCCGGTGACCGTCTGCGGCAACGCCGGCGCGGCGCTCGGCAAGGCGCTGGCCGGCTGCAAGGTCGGCGGCGGCAACGGCGGCGCGACCGCGACCGGTGACACCAGCGGCACCGGCTCGGTCGGTGGCGGCAACCAGGCGCAGGCTCCGGTCAACGCGCCGGTCACCGTGTGCGGCAACGCCGTCGCCGCGATCGGCAAGGCGATCGCCGGCTGCCTGACCGGCAAGGGCAGCGGCAGCGGCTCCGGCCCGGCCCTGATGGCGACCTCCTCGACGACCTCCTCGGTCCCTGGTGTCGCCGCTGGCGTGGTGGCGCTGCTGGCGCTGGTCGGCAGCGGGCTGACGACCTCCGTCGTACGCCGCTTCAAGCGGGCCTGA
- a CDS encoding MFS transporter codes for MRSRYRLAAYLSGATSARMGDEMSGPALLLLALAITGSPAQASLVLAGLTISTAIGGPVLGAVLDRSRHPGRMLAFALVYYAAMVGIVGLLVGKVPLALVVAIGVAAGFAGPALTGGWTAQLAKVVRKGRLTRAYALDSTTYSVAGLVGPGLAGIVATWLGVGWAVVAAIALIVVAVPMAVGFRSVRPKTAAAEPLAKALPAGVKVIGARRSLLAVTIMSTVSFLGTGAFVVAVPLIGVQLTGQAALGTTLLSLFAAAALVGTAIMARVTPPIGPDRLAQLLTGVFGLALLIPVLTSWPPLVVAAFALAGLADGPMFVAVLAVRHREAPEHLHAQVFTTAASLKTGIFAVGAALGGLLAVHSVAACLLLAVGCQVVAVLAALVARVGERQEVDREMAVTGRS; via the coding sequence ATGAGAAGCCGTTACAGACTCGCCGCGTACCTGTCCGGCGCCACCTCGGCGCGGATGGGCGACGAGATGTCCGGACCGGCGTTGTTGCTGCTCGCGCTGGCGATCACCGGGTCGCCGGCGCAGGCGTCGCTGGTGCTCGCGGGCCTGACGATCTCCACCGCGATCGGCGGTCCGGTGCTCGGCGCGGTGCTCGACCGGTCGCGCCATCCCGGCCGGATGCTGGCGTTCGCGCTGGTCTATTACGCGGCGATGGTCGGCATTGTCGGCCTGCTGGTGGGAAAAGTGCCGCTGGCCCTGGTCGTGGCGATCGGTGTCGCCGCCGGGTTCGCCGGACCGGCGCTGACCGGCGGCTGGACGGCGCAGTTGGCCAAGGTCGTGCGGAAAGGTCGGCTGACGCGTGCGTACGCGCTGGACTCGACGACGTACAGCGTCGCCGGCCTGGTCGGTCCGGGGCTGGCCGGCATCGTGGCGACTTGGCTCGGCGTCGGTTGGGCGGTCGTCGCGGCAATCGCGCTGATCGTCGTGGCCGTGCCGATGGCGGTCGGATTTCGGTCCGTACGGCCAAAAACCGCAGCCGCCGAGCCGCTGGCGAAGGCGTTGCCGGCCGGTGTGAAAGTGATCGGCGCGCGCCGGTCGCTGCTCGCCGTCACCATCATGTCGACGGTGTCGTTTCTCGGCACCGGCGCGTTTGTCGTCGCCGTGCCACTGATCGGCGTACAACTGACCGGTCAGGCCGCGCTCGGGACGACCCTGTTGTCGCTGTTCGCGGCGGCGGCGCTGGTCGGCACGGCGATCATGGCGAGAGTCACGCCGCCGATCGGTCCCGACCGGCTGGCGCAGCTGCTGACCGGCGTTTTCGGCCTGGCGCTGTTGATTCCGGTGCTCACCAGCTGGCCACCGCTGGTGGTGGCGGCGTTCGCGCTGGCCGGCCTGGCCGACGGCCCGATGTTCGTCGCCGTACTCGCGGTCCGGCATCGCGAGGCTCCGGAGCATCTGCACGCTCAGGTCTTCACCACCGCGGCCAGCCTCAAGACCGGCATCTTCGCGGTCGGCGCCGCGCTCGGTGGCCTGCTGGCTGTCCATTCCGTGGCGGCTTGTCTGTTGTTGGCGGTCGGTTGTCAGGTCGTCGCTGTCCTCGCCGCGCTAGTCGCTCGGGTCGGCGAGCGTCAAGAGGTCGATCGCGAAATGGCCGTAACCGGTCGTAGTTGA